One part of the Mya arenaria isolate MELC-2E11 chromosome 3, ASM2691426v1 genome encodes these proteins:
- the LOC128228298 gene encoding L-aminoadipate-semialdehyde dehydrogenase-phosphopantetheinyl transferase-like — translation MRALRGSMSSVRWVFDSGSWKPMQSEWIRAAQCVQPEEKQRIGKFVFKRDAKASMVGRLMLRKMIHRVTKISYKDIHLSRTDKGKPFLTNTLPEGVQGLSFNVSHHGNLVVLAGDTLGNVGVDVMKLSAPVGARSISEFFNTMQRQFTEEEWRCIRQGQDDEAQLAIFYRLWCLKESYVKALGVGIGFEVKRLNFDLHDPLTEEGKMVTSTTLHVDGEGTRGWGFQETLLEGHCIAVAHRKDEGKEINDKTSAPFSFLTYDELLEGTELLSDPDESYGQAFIHKDEDPFASRKKPNS, via the exons ATGCGTGCATTGAGGGGTAGTATGAGCAGTGTTCGCTGGGTGTTTGACAGTGGGAGTTGGAAGCCTATGCAGTCGGAGTGGATACGAGCTGCCCAGTGTGTCCAACCAGAGGAGAAACAGCGCATCGGCAAGTTTGTCTTTAAGAGAGATGCTAAAGCTTCCATG GTTGGGAGGCTGATGCTACGAAAGATGATCCACCGAGTAACAAAGATTTCATACAAGGACATCCACCTATCTCGCACAGACAAAGGCAAGCCATTCCTGACTAACACCTTACCTGAAGGTGTGCAGGGACTCAGTTTTAACGTTTCTCACCATGGCAATCTGGTTGTGCTGGCTGGGGACACATTGGGGAATGTGGGGGTCGATGTGATGAAACTGAGTGCTCCAG TTGGTGCAAGATCTATTAGCGAGTTTTTCAACACAATGCAGCGCCAGTTCACAGAGGAAGAGTGGCGATGTATACGACAAGGGCAGGATGATGAAGCTCAACTCGCCATATTTTACAGACTATGG TGCCTCAAGGAAAGTTATGTGAAAGCCCTGGGTGTCGGGATAGGGTTTGAGGTGAAAAGGTTGAACTTCGACCTCCATGACCCCTTGACAGAGGAGGGCAAGATGGTAACCTCTACAACACTACATGTAGATGGAGAGGGGACGAGAGGCTGGGGCTTCCAGGAGACACTTCTCGAGGGTCACTGTATTGCTGTGGCTCACAGAAAAGATGAGGGAAAG gaaatcaatgataaaacatcagcTCCCTTCTCGTTTCTTACTTACGATGAACTGTTGGAAGGAACTGAACTTCTTAGTGACCCAGATGAGTCATATGGTCAAGCATTCATTCACAAAGATGAGGACCCATTTGCATCAAGAAAGAAACCAAATTCTTGA